A window of the Brassica oleracea var. oleracea cultivar TO1000 chromosome C1, BOL, whole genome shotgun sequence genome harbors these coding sequences:
- the LOC106294860 gene encoding expansin-like B1 yields MKTFNVLHLLLVQVIVLLPLLCLSDDFVSSRATYYGSPDCKGNPRGACGYGEFGRDINNGEVSGVSSRLWNNGTGCGACYQVRCKIPPHCNEEGVYVVATDYGEGHGTDFVFSPKAYGRMARPGTEDQLYSFGVVDVEYQRVPCKYDGYNLVYKVHEKSYNPHYLAVLILYVGGVNDILAVEAWQEDCKEWRRMRRVFGTVHDLQNPPRGTLTLRFLVYGSAGINWIQSPNALPADWTAGATYNSNILLT; encoded by the exons ATGAAGACATTTAACGTCTTGCATCTTCTGCTTGTTCAAGTCATTGTCCTTTTGCCTCTCCTTTGTTTATCTGATGACTTTGTTAGCTCTAGAGCTACTTATTATGGCAGCCCCGATTGCAAAGGAAACCCTC GAGGAGCATGTGGGTATGGAGAATTTGGAAGAGATATCAATAATGGTGAAGTGAGTGGTGTTTCATCGAGACTATGGAACAATGGAACTGGATGTGGTGCTTGTTACCAG GTGAGGTGCAAAATACCTCCGCACTGCAACGAGGAAGGAGTATACGTAGTAGCTACGGACTATGGAGAAGGACATGGCACAGACTTCGTTTTTAGCCCTAAGGCTTACGGACGTATGGCGCGGCCAGGCACAGAGGATCAGCTATATTCCTTCGGTGTGGTCGACGTTGAGTACCAGAGGGTCCCCTGTAAGTACGATGGGTACAATCTGGTGTATAAGGTCCATGAGAAAAGCTATAACCCTCATTATCTTGCCGTCCTTATCTTGTACGTTGGTGGTGTCAACGACATCCTTGCCGTTGAAGCCTGGCAG GAGGATTGCAAAGAGTGGCGACGCATGAGAAGAGTGTTTGGAACGGTTCACGATTTGCAAAATCCACCAAGAGGCACTCTCACTTTGCGGTTTTTAGTGTACGGAAGCGCCGGTATCAATTGGATTCAATCGCCAAACGCTCTTCCCGCCGACTGGACCGCAGGAGCCACCTACAACTCCAACATTCTACTTACTTGA
- the LOC106325608 gene encoding general transcription factor IIH subunit 4, with product MPQVKIIAKNFMDMVASLTAIKLDKLYNNVFICEAILRSLPPLAKKYVLQLLFIDDPVPCTRIEEWVLPDGLSKHRVAIDRLIQLRIFTETVVDRKEGTCYSLNPTFQKNLQKHIISGGVLPREPMNSNNGIKLPSLQELETYALLQWECFLLQLINSGQGEKLTGISSSMMKVFQRGLLSQRDRDGPRLTESGFQFLLMDTNAQLWYIIREYISNAEERDVDPADLISFLLELSFHVTGEAYNLNTLTDVQITTLKDLADLGLVKLQQGRKDSWFIPTKLATNLSVSLADSSVRKEGYVMMETNFRMYAYSTSKLQCEILRLFARIEYQLPNLIACAVTKESLYNAFDNGITSDQIITFLQQNSHPRCADRVPSIPENVTDQIRLWESDLKRIEMTQAHFYDEFPSKDVFEGACNFARQWGGLLWEDSKRMRLVVKSEVHNQMREYLHTQGK from the exons ATGCCGCAAGTTAAGATAATCGCGAAAAACTTTATGGACATGGTGGCGTCTCTTACGGCCATCAAGCTCGACAAACTCTATAACAATGTCTTCATCTGCGAGGCCATTCTCAG GTCTTTGCCACCACTCGCCAAGAAATACGTATTGCAGTTGCTTTTCATTGATGATCCTGTACCTTGCACGAGGATTGAGGAGTGGGTGCTTCCTGATGGCCTCTCTAAGCACAGAGTTGCTATAGACCGGTTGATTCAACTCAGGATTTTCACTGAAACCGTAGTAGATAG GAAAGAGGGAACCTGTTACAGCCTAAATCCTACATTTCAGAAAAATCTTCAGAAACATATTATCTCCGG TGGAGTTTTGCCTCGGGAGCCTATGAACTCCAACAATGGCATTAAGCTTCCAAGTCTACAAGAACTCGAAACCTATGCACTCCTGCAATGGGAG TGTTTTCTGCTACAACTCATAAATTCGGGTCAAGGTGAAAAGCTAACCGGTATCAGTTCGTCCATGATGAAAGTCTTCCAGCGAGGTTTATTGAGTCAGAG AGACAGAGATGGCCCGAGATTAACTGAGAGTGGCTTTCAGTTTTTG CTGATGGATACAAATGCCCAGCTTTGGTACATTATCCGAGAATACATATCGAATGCCGAG GAGCGTGATGTAGATCCCGCAGACTTGATTTCGTTTTTGTTAGAGCTCAGTTTCCACGTTACCGGTGAG GCGTATAACTTAAATACATTGACAGATGTTCAAATAACTACGCTTAAGGACCTTGCAGACTTGGGATTAGTCAAGCTTCAACAG GGAAGGAAAGACAGTTGGTTTATTCCTACTAAGTTGGCTACAAATTTATCAGTCAGTCTTGCAGATTCATCAGTCCGAAAAGAG GGATATGTCATGATGGAAACAAACTTTAGGATGTATGCTTACTCAACATCTAAGCTACAATGTGAGATATTACGTCTGTTTGCGAG GATAGAGTATCAACTTCCGAACCTTATTGCTTGTGCAGTTACAAAAGAAAGTTTGTACAATGCCTTTGACAATGGCATCACATCAGACCAG ATTATAACTTTTCTCCAGCAAAATTCTCATCCACGATGTGCCGATCGAGTCCCATCTATTCCAGAAAATGTCACTGACCAG ATCCGGCTTTGGGAGTCAGATCTGAAGAGAATCGAGATGACTCAGGCTCACTTCTATGATGAATTTCCTTCAAAG GATGTGTTTGAAGGAGCTTGCAACTTTGCTAGACAGTGGGGAGGCCTTCTTTGGGAAGACTCTAAGAGAATGCGACTTGTTGTGAAATCCGAAGTTCACAATCAGATGCGTGAGTATCTTCACACCCAAGGCAAGTGA
- the LOC106343510 gene encoding uncharacterized protein LOC106343510, which produces MKKLLEFGRKAMFYVRVLSGYEERRIRNYRLQLEKRIQQAQQRKAEINRLPEKIVLSEVRRMVEQMQNLNKQIENTEAQIEDYFKPIDKQAGTIMEVQLESEKKTMGTMMNATQEETIRKIEEAERLARANATVETNMGEKIQDSESSANEKAQAK; this is translated from the exons ATGAAGAAGCTGCTGGAGTTTGGGAGAAAAGCAATGTTCTATGTCAGAGTACTCTCTGGGTATGAAGAAAGGCGAATCCGTAATTACAGGTTGCAACTCGAGAAGCGTATTCAGCAG GCCCAACAAAGGAAAGCCGAAATAAACAGACTCCCAGAGAAGATTGTACTATCTGAAGTACGCCGTATGGTTGAACAAATGCAGAACTTGAATAAACAGATTGAGAATACG GAGGCTCAGATTGAAGACTACTTTAAACCGATAGACAAGCAAGCTGGTACCATAATGGAGGTTCAGCTAGAGTCAGAGAAGAAAACAATGGGGACAATGATGAACGCTACACAAGAGGAAACCATAAGAAAAATTGAAGAAGCTGAGAGGCTCGCTCGGGCAAATGCAACTGTAGAGACAAACATGGGAGAGAAAATCCAAGATTCAGAATCCTCTGCCAATGAGAAAGCTCAGGCGAAGTAA